Proteins co-encoded in one Oreochromis aureus strain Israel breed Guangdong linkage group 3, ZZ_aureus, whole genome shotgun sequence genomic window:
- the LOC120435921 gene encoding type-2 ice-structuring protein-like: MKLLTLCALLCAMMAVTTAGAKSHLVKRCVFCPDGWNQPRCPYGWTQVGFRCFFYNQNPMSWDSAKRHCWDLGANLASVHTNWEHQRIIQLFGNMRVWIGGSKGLKGTWFWSDGTSFSFSHWCWGEPSNAYYEKCLLMSSRDSNCWLDAWCGYHLPSLCAKNII; this comes from the exons ATGAAGCTGCTGACTCTGTGTGCACTTCTCTGTGCAATGATGGCTGTAACCACTGCTGGTG CCAAGAGTCACCTGGTCAAGAGGTGCGTTTTTTGTCCTGATGGTTGGAATCAACCCCGATGTCCTTACGGTTGGACTCAAGTTGGTTTTCGCTGCTTTTTCTACAATCAAAACCCCATGAGTTGGGATTCTGCTAAg AGACACTGCTGGGACTTGGGGGCAAACCTTGCATCAGTGCACACTAACTGGGAGCACCAAAGGATCATTCAGCTGTTTGGCAACATGCGAGTTTGGATTGGAGGCAGCAAAGGACTCAAG GGTACTTGGTTTTGGAGTGATGGGACCAGTTTCTCCTTTTCACATTGGTGCTGGGGAGAGCCCAGTAATGCTTACTATGAGAAGTGTCTGCTGATGAGTTCTCGAG ATTCAAATTGCTGGCTTGATGCATGGTGTGGATATCATCTGCCATCTCTCTGTGCCAAGAATATCATCTAA
- the LOC120437696 gene encoding Fc receptor-like protein 5 encodes MKSMESLLTFSLWTLIHCLDFVKAAAAATLSIQPSRSVFFFYETVTLSCAVPGSFSSWTVKRNTSTMSSVSCETWGLLHGSSCTIKGVYPSDSGVYWCESDSGECSNTINITVATGVILQGPAVPLTEGDSVTLNCSYKEKYAKESTSNFSAEFYRNGAFIEKRSEGRLRLIHVSKENEGFYKCEHPTKGESPEIWLEVRARAPSTTAPPPSPPPPPLMSLPRLAYTIFLFMLFTGILILYISMCKS; translated from the exons ATGAAATCCATGGAGTCTCTTCTCACTTTCTCACTGTGGACTCTCATCCACTGCTTGGATTTTGTCAAAG ctgcagctgctgctacTCTCAGCATCCAACCCAGCAGGtcagtcttctttttttatgaaaCTGTGACTCTGAGCTGTGCAGTGCCAGGCAGCTTCAGCAGCTGGACAGTGAAGAGAAACACCTCCACAATGTCTTCTGTTTCATGTGAGACCTGGGGCCTATTACATGGGTCATCCTGCACCATCAAAGGTGTCTACCCATCAGACAGTGGagtgtactggtgtgagtctgACAGCGGGGAGTGCAGCAACACCATCAACATCACAGTGGCAA CTGGTGTGATCCTGCAGGGTCCTGCTGTTCCTCTGACTGAGGGAGACAGTGTGACACTAAACTGCTCctataaagaaaaatatgcaAAGGAGTCTACGTCCAATTTCAGTGCTGAATTCTACAGAAATGGTGCTTTTATTGAAAAAAGGTCTGAAGGAAGGTTGAGACTTATCCATGTGTCCAAGGagaacgaaggcttctacaagTGTGAACATCCAACAAAAGGAGAGTCACCAGAGATCTGGCTGGAAGTGagag CTCGAGCTCCATCTACGactgctcctcctccttctcctcctcctcctcctctgatgTCTCTTCCCAGGCTGGCGTACACAATCTTTTTGTTCATGCTGTTCACTGGTATACTCATACTGTATATATCCATGTGCAAAAGTTGA